One genomic region from bacterium encodes:
- the dnaB gene encoding replicative DNA helicase, translating to MSIVQQLERVPPQNLEAEQGVLGSMLLDRDAIARAIEGLRADDFYRDAHRVIFQAMVELFERGEPVDLITVTNRLAANGKLEDVGGPTYVASLPNLVPTAANVDFYANIVLEKSMLRALISAGTHIAAMGYDGADDVAQMIDRAEKLVFGIASRRSVQDFEAIKEILKQSFEKIDRRYQEKGTITGVGTGFSDFDMLTSGLQAADMVIIAARPSVGKCLSADSEIVLEDGSVATIEEIYRRRQARLLTLDTDWKLRWTEPSAFVDDGIRPVFRITTKLGRSVECTASHPFRTLEGWIPLAALKVGDRIAVPRRIPVEGTKPMRECEIKVLAYLIGDGALTGNKANFTNTNPRLIDDFTSAVEEYGAVRVRREREKSDWRSPTFSIAGDPIAVFRNRAEFARRLRNVIGRRRGAQVAVARRLGVSPANVTFWIKGSNVPSAELFRRLCEALSVTPEDLAPHGLPAMSRSSKNPVVLDLIDHGIWNKRASEKNVPAAIFTLPQRQLALFLNRLYATDGCATASAATRNAKIVYTTTSERLGRHVQHLLLRFGIIGSLCRFSVQYKGGRRPYYQLNITDPRSIETFAHEIGIFGKEDNVAKVLAHVRSRTRHHSHADTVPRRVWRTIDAAKQLEPMASLARRAGFATATKAQLLRTNLSRIKLQAIARTLCHHYLALLSKSDIYWDTIKSIEPTGDKQVYDLTIPETHNFVANDIGTHNTTLALNIAQHAALDAKIPVAIFSLETSKEQLVQRILCSEAQVDNSKLRTGFLADEDWRKLARAMGGLSEAPIFIDDSATMSIIEMRAKARKLKAEHGLGLIVIDYIQMIQSYKRSENRTQELSEIARGIKSLAKELDVPIIAISQLSRAVEALGQKRPMLSHLRESGEIEQVSDLVVFLYREDYYDQEKAQKENKENICELIIAKHRNGPIGTVELYFHKEYSRFANLEKRRQ from the coding sequence GTGAGCATCGTCCAGCAGTTGGAACGGGTACCGCCTCAGAATCTCGAGGCCGAGCAGGGCGTGCTCGGCTCGATGCTGCTCGACCGCGACGCCATTGCCCGCGCCATCGAAGGTCTCCGCGCCGACGACTTCTACCGCGACGCGCACCGCGTCATCTTCCAGGCCATGGTCGAGTTGTTCGAGCGCGGGGAGCCCGTCGACCTCATCACGGTCACCAACCGCCTCGCGGCGAACGGCAAATTGGAGGACGTGGGCGGGCCGACCTACGTCGCCTCGCTGCCGAACTTGGTGCCGACCGCCGCCAACGTCGACTTCTACGCAAACATCGTGCTGGAGAAGTCGATGCTGCGGGCCCTGATCAGCGCCGGCACGCACATCGCCGCGATGGGGTACGACGGCGCCGACGACGTCGCCCAGATGATCGATCGCGCCGAGAAGCTGGTCTTCGGCATCGCCTCGCGCCGCAGCGTCCAGGATTTCGAGGCGATCAAGGAGATCCTCAAGCAGAGCTTCGAGAAGATCGACCGGCGCTATCAGGAAAAAGGCACGATCACGGGCGTGGGCACCGGCTTCTCCGACTTCGACATGTTGACCTCGGGACTCCAGGCGGCGGACATGGTGATCATCGCGGCCCGTCCGTCGGTCGGGAAGTGCCTGAGCGCCGATTCGGAGATCGTCCTCGAAGACGGCAGCGTGGCCACCATCGAGGAGATCTACCGCCGCCGGCAGGCGCGCCTGCTGACGCTCGATACGGACTGGAAGCTGCGATGGACAGAACCGTCGGCATTCGTCGACGATGGAATTAGACCGGTTTTTCGGATAACGACGAAACTCGGCCGCTCCGTCGAATGCACGGCGTCACACCCATTCCGAACGCTGGAGGGTTGGATCCCGCTGGCAGCACTGAAGGTCGGCGACCGCATCGCCGTCCCTCGTAGGATCCCAGTCGAGGGAACCAAGCCGATGCGCGAATGCGAGATAAAGGTCCTAGCGTACCTCATCGGGGACGGCGCGCTTACGGGCAATAAGGCTAACTTCACAAATACGAATCCACGTCTCATCGACGACTTTACGTCTGCCGTGGAGGAGTACGGCGCCGTCCGGGTCCGGAGGGAGCGCGAGAAGAGCGACTGGCGATCTCCGACATTCTCAATCGCCGGTGATCCGATTGCCGTGTTCAGAAATCGGGCCGAGTTTGCCCGGCGACTGCGCAACGTCATCGGTCGGCGGCGCGGCGCGCAGGTCGCAGTTGCCCGCCGTCTCGGAGTAAGCCCGGCCAACGTTACCTTCTGGATCAAGGGCAGCAACGTTCCGTCGGCTGAATTGTTCAGGCGCCTTTGCGAGGCTCTCTCGGTGACCCCGGAGGACCTCGCTCCTCACGGCCTCCCTGCCATGAGCCGGAGCAGCAAAAACCCAGTGGTTTTGGATCTGATCGACCACGGTATCTGGAACAAACGTGCCTCGGAGAAAAACGTCCCTGCTGCGATCTTTACGCTTCCGCAGCGACAGCTTGCCCTCTTCCTCAACCGTTTGTATGCAACTGACGGCTGCGCCACAGCAAGCGCAGCGACAAGAAATGCAAAAATCGTGTACACGACAACAAGCGAACGGCTAGGGCGCCATGTTCAGCATCTGTTACTCCGGTTCGGGATCATCGGCAGTCTGTGTCGGTTCAGTGTTCAGTACAAGGGCGGCCGGCGGCCTTATTATCAGCTCAACATCACCGATCCCCGATCAATCGAGACCTTTGCACACGAGATTGGGATCTTCGGAAAGGAAGATAATGTAGCGAAAGTGTTGGCGCACGTGAGAAGCAGAACACGCCACCACTCTCATGCCGACACCGTTCCACGCAGAGTTTGGCGCACGATTGACGCAGCGAAACAACTTGAGCCAATGGCTTCTCTGGCGCGCCGCGCCGGATTCGCGACCGCGACGAAAGCACAGCTTCTGCGCACGAACCTGTCACGAATCAAGTTGCAGGCAATTGCGCGAACTCTGTGCCATCACTACCTCGCGCTGCTTTCGAAGAGCGATATTTATTGGGACACGATCAAGAGTATCGAGCCCACCGGTGACAAGCAGGTCTATGACCTTACGATTCCGGAGACTCATAATTTCGTGGCAAATGACATAGGGACCCATAACACGACCCTCGCCCTCAACATCGCGCAGCACGCGGCGCTCGACGCCAAGATTCCGGTGGCGATCTTCAGCCTCGAAACGAGCAAGGAACAGCTCGTTCAGCGCATCCTCTGCTCGGAGGCCCAAGTCGACAACAGCAAGCTGCGTACCGGGTTTCTCGCGGACGAAGACTGGCGCAAACTGGCGCGCGCGATGGGCGGCCTGAGCGAAGCGCCGATCTTCATCGATGACTCCGCCACGATGTCCATCATCGAGATGCGCGCCAAAGCGCGCAAGCTGAAGGCCGAGCACGGACTCGGCCTGATCGTGATCGACTACATTCAGATGATCCAATCGTATAAGCGGTCGGAGAACCGTACGCAGGAACTGAGCGAGATCGCCCGCGGTATCAAGTCGCTCGCCAAGGAACTCGACGTCCCGATCATCGCCATCTCGCAGCTGAGCCGGGCGGTGGAAGCGCTCGGGCAGAAGCGGCCGATGTTGAGCCATCTCCGAGAGAGCGGAGAAATCGAGCAAGTATCTGACCTCGTTGTGTTTCTCTACCGCGAGGATTACTACGATCAGGAAAAAGCGCAGAAAGAGAACAAGGAGAACATCTGCGAACTGATCATCGCGAAGCACCGCAACGGCCCCATCGGGACAGTTGAACTGTACTTCCACAAGGAATACAGCCGGTTCGCCAACTTGGAGAAGCGCCGGCAGTAA
- the rplI gene encoding 50S ribosomal protein L9 produces the protein MKVILLKDVAALGHAGDVREVKDGHARNYLLPRGLAAPATESSLQALEQTKAAAGRREARVNEEFTALKGRLEALVVEVRARAGEDGRLFGSVTAQDVAEAIQRQGVDVSKKQIELDEPIKSTGFYKVPVRLHPKHTAKVEVNVVGST, from the coding sequence ATGAAGGTGATTCTGTTGAAGGACGTCGCGGCGCTCGGGCACGCGGGCGACGTGCGCGAGGTCAAGGACGGCCACGCGAGAAACTACCTCCTGCCGCGCGGGCTCGCGGCGCCGGCCACCGAGTCCAGCCTGCAGGCGCTCGAGCAGACGAAGGCCGCGGCCGGGCGGCGCGAGGCGCGCGTCAACGAGGAGTTCACCGCGCTCAAGGGCCGGCTCGAGGCGCTCGTCGTCGAGGTGCGCGCGCGCGCGGGGGAGGACGGCCGCCTCTTCGGATCCGTCACCGCCCAGGACGTCGCCGAGGCGATCCAGCGGCAGGGCGTGGACGTGTCGAAGAAGCAGATCGAGCTCGACGAGCCGATCAAGAGCACCGGCTTCTACAAGGTGCCGGTCCGGCTGCACCCCAAGCACACCGCCAAGGTCGAAGTGAACGTGGTGGGTTCGACGTAG